The following coding sequences are from one Arthrobacter sp. PvP023 window:
- a CDS encoding ABC transporter ATP-binding protein encodes MTTATFGTANEDNAHLSKSESKTVRRRSLALLGSLIRPVRLRFWLTITMVVLSQAARVAGPALIAFGIDHALPALRAGDNLPLVLTGVAYLAAAVATAGLTALYVTSTAKLSQAMLLDLRVRVFRHTQRLSLEFHEKYTSGRIIARQTSDLEALRELLDSGVSSLASGMLFMVFTAITVFALDWRSGLIVLAAGVPMYFLARWYQKHSQIAFRESRVVSARLIVHFVETMTGIRAVKAFRKERENADRYGELSEDYRKVTVRSINLNGIFQPGLVLIGNVCVAVVLLFGGFRVLGGDLAVGVLLALILSTKRFFQPVDQMAMFYNSFQSAQAALEKVSGLLEEVPTVRPPKNPVALRDARGSIDFNGVEFRYGDGPVIIPRLDLHIPAGQIVALVGQTGAGKSTLAKLIARFYDVSEGSVTLDGVDLRSLTTPDLRRNVVMVTQEAFLFSGSVADNIALGRPEASREEIEEAARAVGAYEFIMELPEGFDTDVNKRGGRVSAGQRQLISFARAFLARPAVLILDEATSSLDIPSERLVQSGLAGLLEGVAGHDAGRTALIIAHRLSTVETADRVLVVHDGRVVEDGTPEELIGGGGRFAELHGAWKDSLV; translated from the coding sequence ATGACCACCGCTACCTTCGGCACCGCCAACGAGGACAACGCCCACCTGAGCAAGAGCGAAAGTAAAACCGTACGACGGCGGTCGCTCGCGTTGCTGGGCTCCCTGATCCGTCCCGTCCGGCTGAGGTTCTGGCTCACGATCACCATGGTGGTTCTGTCGCAGGCTGCCCGGGTGGCCGGGCCTGCGCTGATCGCCTTCGGCATCGACCACGCCCTGCCCGCACTGCGGGCCGGGGACAACTTGCCGCTGGTCCTCACCGGCGTCGCCTACCTTGCCGCGGCGGTTGCCACTGCAGGCCTCACCGCCCTGTACGTGACCTCGACGGCGAAGCTGAGCCAGGCGATGCTGCTGGACCTTCGGGTCCGCGTGTTCCGGCACACACAGCGGCTGAGTCTGGAATTCCACGAGAAGTACACGTCCGGCCGGATCATCGCCCGGCAGACGTCGGACCTCGAAGCGCTGCGCGAACTCCTGGACTCGGGCGTCAGCTCGCTGGCCTCCGGGATGCTGTTCATGGTGTTCACGGCCATCACGGTGTTCGCCCTGGACTGGCGTAGCGGCCTCATTGTGCTGGCCGCAGGCGTGCCCATGTACTTCCTGGCACGCTGGTACCAGAAGCACTCCCAGATCGCCTTCCGCGAGTCCAGGGTGGTGTCCGCGCGCCTGATCGTGCACTTCGTGGAGACCATGACGGGTATCCGGGCAGTGAAGGCTTTCCGCAAGGAGCGCGAAAACGCCGACCGCTACGGCGAACTGTCCGAGGACTACCGCAAAGTGACTGTCCGGTCCATCAACCTCAACGGCATCTTCCAGCCGGGCCTGGTGCTGATCGGCAACGTCTGCGTCGCGGTGGTTCTGCTCTTTGGCGGTTTCCGTGTGCTGGGCGGTGACCTCGCTGTGGGTGTCCTGCTGGCCCTGATCCTGTCCACCAAGCGCTTTTTCCAGCCGGTGGACCAGATGGCCATGTTCTACAACTCCTTCCAGAGCGCCCAGGCAGCCCTTGAGAAGGTCTCCGGCCTGCTGGAGGAGGTTCCCACCGTGCGGCCTCCGAAGAACCCCGTAGCGCTCCGTGACGCCCGCGGCAGCATCGACTTCAACGGGGTGGAGTTCCGGTACGGCGACGGGCCGGTGATCATCCCCAGGCTGGACCTGCACATACCGGCCGGGCAGATCGTGGCCCTGGTGGGCCAGACCGGCGCCGGCAAGTCCACGCTGGCCAAACTGATTGCCCGCTTCTACGACGTGTCCGAAGGGTCGGTGACGCTGGACGGCGTGGACCTGAGGAGCCTCACCACCCCGGACCTGCGCCGGAACGTGGTGATGGTTACCCAGGAGGCTTTCCTGTTCAGCGGGTCCGTGGCGGACAACATCGCACTGGGCCGTCCGGAAGCCTCCCGCGAGGAGATCGAGGAGGCCGCCCGTGCCGTTGGCGCCTACGAATTCATCATGGAACTGCCCGAAGGCTTCGACACTGACGTGAACAAGCGCGGCGGGCGTGTCTCGGCCGGCCAGCGCCAGCTCATCAGCTTTGCCCGGGCGTTCCTGGCCCGCCCGGCAGTGCTCATCCTGGACGAGGCTACCTCCTCGCTGGACATCCCCTCGGAGCGCCTGGTCCAGAGCGGACTCGCCGGCCTGCTGGAGGGCGTGGCAGGGCACGACGCGGGCCGCACGGCCCTGATCATCGCCCACCGGCTGTCCACGGTAGAGACCGCCGACCGCGTCCTGGTGGTCCACGACGGACGGGTGGTGGAGGACGGTACGCCGGAGGAACTGATCGGCGGCGGCGGGCGATTCGCTGAGCTGCACGGGGCATGGAAAGACTCATTGGTGTAG
- a CDS encoding ABC transporter ATP-binding protein encodes MAKQTPFFTSISRLYPHVKPIIPRLFMGLLCALLASIVALTIPQVLRVLINDSLRPGGATDAVWIASLIILGLGVAEAGLVALRRQFVINPATTVETRMRVSLYGHLQDLTVSFHDRWGSGQLLSRAMTDLNFLRRWMAFGAIMLVVTTLTVVIGVVVMFAMSWQLALIFLAAAVPIMIYGFRFRTRFSKVARRSQDQAGDLATTVEESVHGIRVLKAFGRSREALENFNEQAEELRQTEIAKAKHQATFSMVVTLLPELALGAGLVVGIALAADGQLSIGSLVAFFATAAVVAAPVEFSGMLLAMALTAKTAIDRHFEVMDAANTITSPEQPRQPTQLRGALSFNAATFAFEDAPDKPILKDISLDVRPGETMALVGITGSGKSALLQLVPRLYDVTAGSITIDGVDLREFSVEQLRTVVGVAFEDTTLFSNSVRDNVLLGASERSQEALEEALDVAQAHFAYSLPDGLDTLIGEEGLSLSGGQRQRIALARAIAAKPKVLVLDDPLSALDVNTEELVEARLREVLADTTTLIVAHRPSTVALADRVALLEDGRIAAVGTHAELLAHNEHYRYVIASLETEPRDLDSELSDLSELSDESEEISR; translated from the coding sequence ATGGCCAAGCAGACTCCATTCTTCACGTCAATCAGCCGACTCTATCCCCATGTGAAGCCGATCATCCCCCGGCTTTTTATGGGACTCCTGTGTGCCCTCCTGGCCAGCATCGTGGCACTGACCATCCCCCAGGTGCTGCGGGTGCTCATCAATGACTCGCTCCGCCCGGGCGGCGCCACGGACGCTGTCTGGATCGCCTCCCTGATCATCCTGGGCCTTGGTGTCGCCGAAGCCGGGCTGGTTGCCCTCCGCCGCCAGTTCGTGATCAATCCGGCCACCACAGTGGAAACGCGGATGAGGGTATCGCTCTACGGGCACCTCCAGGACCTGACCGTGTCCTTCCACGACCGCTGGGGATCCGGGCAGCTGCTCTCCAGGGCCATGACGGACCTGAACTTCCTGCGCCGCTGGATGGCGTTCGGCGCCATCATGCTGGTGGTGACAACGCTGACGGTGGTGATCGGCGTCGTCGTGATGTTTGCCATGAGCTGGCAGCTTGCACTGATCTTCCTGGCCGCCGCCGTGCCCATCATGATCTACGGTTTCCGGTTCCGGACCCGCTTCAGCAAGGTGGCCCGCCGGAGCCAGGACCAGGCCGGCGACCTCGCCACCACGGTGGAGGAATCCGTGCACGGCATCCGCGTGCTCAAGGCCTTCGGCCGCAGCCGTGAAGCCCTGGAAAACTTCAATGAACAGGCCGAGGAACTCCGGCAGACCGAGATCGCCAAGGCCAAACACCAGGCCACTTTCAGCATGGTGGTCACTCTCCTGCCCGAACTCGCGCTCGGCGCCGGACTGGTGGTGGGCATCGCACTGGCCGCGGACGGCCAGCTAAGCATCGGTTCGCTGGTGGCGTTTTTCGCCACCGCGGCCGTCGTCGCTGCGCCCGTGGAATTCAGCGGCATGCTGCTCGCCATGGCGTTGACGGCCAAAACAGCCATCGACCGGCATTTCGAGGTCATGGACGCCGCCAACACCATTACCAGCCCGGAGCAGCCCCGGCAGCCCACGCAGCTCAGGGGCGCCCTCAGCTTCAACGCCGCGACGTTCGCCTTCGAGGACGCCCCGGACAAACCGATCCTCAAGGACATCAGCCTTGACGTCCGCCCCGGGGAGACCATGGCCCTTGTGGGTATCACCGGCAGCGGCAAGAGCGCACTGCTCCAGCTGGTCCCCCGCCTCTACGACGTCACCGCGGGCTCCATCACCATCGACGGTGTGGACCTGCGTGAGTTCTCCGTGGAACAGCTGCGCACGGTGGTGGGCGTCGCCTTCGAAGACACCACCCTGTTCTCCAATTCCGTCCGCGACAACGTGCTGCTCGGTGCAAGCGAGCGGAGCCAGGAAGCGCTGGAGGAGGCCCTGGACGTTGCCCAGGCCCACTTCGCCTATTCCCTTCCGGACGGCCTGGACACGCTGATCGGCGAGGAGGGCCTCAGCCTGTCCGGCGGCCAGCGGCAGCGCATTGCCCTGGCCCGTGCCATCGCCGCGAAGCCCAAGGTGCTGGTGCTGGATGATCCGCTGTCCGCCCTGGACGTCAACACCGAAGAACTCGTGGAAGCCCGGCTGCGCGAAGTGCTTGCCGACACCACCACGCTGATCGTCGCCCACCGGCCGTCCACCGTGGCGCTGGCGGACCGGGTGGCGCTGCTTGAGGACGGCCGGATCGCCGCCGTGGGGACCCACGCCGAGCTGCTGGCGCACAACGAGCACTACCGCTACGTGATCGCCAGCCTGGAAACGGAACCCCGTGACCTGGATTCCGAACTGTCGGACCTTTCAGAATTAAGCGACGAGTCCGAGGAGATTTCCCGATGA
- a CDS encoding metallophosphoesterase: MGDNTTLAGRARSIGRGLAVTAAAGAAAGMATAGYGLWEKNQFVLREETLPVLPAGFGPFRILHLSDIHFVPGQNRKAQWLSSLAELKPDLVVNTGDNLSHVKAIDPLLAALEPLLQFPGVFVPGSNDYFAPTVKNPASYLLGPSKAQKKPVELDWPRLRSYFGMSGWVDLTNRNQSVVLKGLRFDFSGVDDPHLKLERYAGWPRGTKGQDNTPHLRVAVIHAPYQRVLDHFTEDGADLLLAGHTHGGQICLPGYGALVSNCDLPTWRAKGLNNWESNGRTTPVNVSGGIGTSRFAPVRIACRPEAVLLTLTER; encoded by the coding sequence ATGGGGGACAACACAACGCTGGCAGGCCGCGCCCGAAGCATCGGACGCGGCCTTGCCGTAACTGCAGCAGCCGGCGCCGCGGCCGGCATGGCAACGGCGGGGTACGGGCTCTGGGAGAAGAACCAGTTCGTCCTGCGTGAGGAAACCCTGCCCGTCCTTCCCGCCGGTTTCGGCCCGTTCCGGATCCTGCACCTCAGCGATATCCACTTCGTTCCGGGGCAGAACCGGAAGGCGCAGTGGCTCTCGTCCCTGGCGGAGCTGAAGCCGGACCTGGTGGTCAACACCGGGGACAACCTCAGCCACGTCAAGGCGATCGACCCGCTGCTGGCGGCGCTGGAACCCCTCCTGCAATTTCCCGGCGTCTTTGTGCCCGGTTCCAACGACTACTTCGCACCCACCGTGAAGAATCCGGCGTCCTACTTGCTGGGGCCGTCAAAAGCCCAGAAAAAGCCCGTGGAACTCGACTGGCCGAGGCTGCGTTCCTACTTCGGAATGTCAGGCTGGGTGGACCTGACCAACCGGAACCAGTCCGTGGTGCTGAAGGGCCTGCGCTTTGACTTCTCCGGTGTGGACGATCCCCACCTCAAGTTGGAGCGCTATGCCGGCTGGCCGCGCGGGACCAAGGGCCAGGACAACACGCCGCACCTGCGCGTGGCGGTCATCCACGCGCCCTACCAGCGCGTGCTGGATCATTTCACCGAGGACGGTGCGGACCTGCTCCTCGCCGGGCACACCCACGGCGGCCAGATCTGCCTGCCCGGGTACGGCGCCCTGGTGTCCAACTGCGACCTCCCCACGTGGCGGGCCAAGGGACTCAACAACTGGGAAAGCAACGGACGCACGACGCCGGTCAACGTCTCCGGCGGGATCGGCACCTCGCGCTTCGCACCGGTACGGATCGCCTGCCGCCCCGAGGCCGTACTCCTCACGCTGACGGAGCGTTGA
- a CDS encoding transglycosylase domain-containing protein: MATGKNPLFDTATTLGKILAFLGVSAICGVLVAGLLVPAAAVSGSTASGSIEFFDTLPAELQVDPPSQSTKILASDGSLIANLYAENRTRVALDQMSPFIKDAVIAIEDSRFYEHGGVDTTGIMRALVSTARGNKQGASTITQQYVNNVINASLEAEGNTEDIKLNGVNKGVGDKLREMKLAIALEKKFTKEQILEGYLNIVFFNRDAYGIEAASKFFFSTTAKDLTLPQAALLAGVVNSPSFYDPINNPENAKNRRDQVLKAMYTQGKINQPDYEAAVATPVETKVTPARQGCAYASTAPYFCDYVLHLLLNDPAYGADATERERKIFRGGLTITTTLDPKAQNAAQAQVDASAGANPDKWGAAVVSVQPNTGKITNMAQNTVWFAGDGKFDSQLNFSVDQYDANGNDLNGLGGAQPGSTMKPFTFAEWLNEGNSMNTILNGAVRRYPQNFPWKNTCETPTVGWYDSTNGESTDLQNAEPNYYKSMTVLDGLANSINTMTFATAARVDLCGIQKIVDAVGLHEGLPQRDGDGKITNPTPPITMTTLGNLLGSRQTSPLAMASAFATFANDGKYCAPIAITSVTDQTGAQLPAQSTNCRDALKPEVARGVNYALQEVLNRGSGSLIQPRISTKTNFPIAAKTGTSNNNGSTWVVGHTTGLATAAWFGDALGTQQRAGQNVTVNGKFYTGIDGYMIAGPMFSNFMSQVAPAYGTNPFTAPPSNMVNGAPTRQTTPTTQSSAPAPAPAPTTGAPAPAPSNKDNGKGNG; this comes from the coding sequence ATGGCGACTGGTAAGAACCCTTTATTCGACACGGCCACCACCCTCGGAAAGATCCTTGCTTTCCTTGGCGTGAGCGCGATTTGTGGTGTCCTGGTGGCAGGCCTGCTGGTCCCTGCGGCGGCTGTTTCAGGCAGCACCGCGAGCGGCTCCATCGAGTTCTTCGACACGCTCCCGGCGGAGCTGCAGGTGGATCCGCCGAGCCAGTCCACCAAGATCCTCGCCTCCGACGGCAGCCTGATCGCCAACCTCTACGCTGAAAACCGCACACGCGTTGCACTGGACCAGATGTCGCCATTCATCAAGGACGCAGTGATCGCCATTGAGGACAGCCGCTTCTATGAGCACGGCGGTGTGGACACCACGGGCATCATGCGTGCACTGGTCAGCACGGCCCGCGGTAACAAGCAGGGGGCGTCCACCATCACGCAGCAGTACGTGAACAACGTCATCAATGCCTCGCTGGAAGCTGAAGGCAATACCGAGGACATCAAGCTCAACGGCGTCAACAAGGGCGTAGGCGACAAGCTCCGCGAGATGAAGCTGGCCATCGCACTGGAGAAGAAGTTCACCAAGGAGCAGATCCTCGAGGGCTACCTCAACATCGTGTTCTTCAACCGGGACGCCTACGGCATTGAGGCGGCCTCCAAGTTCTTCTTCAGCACCACCGCCAAGGACCTCACCCTGCCGCAGGCCGCCCTGCTGGCCGGCGTGGTGAACAGCCCGTCGTTCTATGACCCCATCAACAACCCCGAGAACGCGAAGAACCGCCGCGACCAGGTGCTCAAGGCGATGTACACGCAGGGCAAGATCAACCAGCCCGACTACGAAGCAGCGGTAGCCACCCCGGTGGAAACCAAGGTCACCCCGGCCCGCCAGGGTTGTGCCTATGCTTCCACGGCCCCCTACTTCTGTGATTACGTCCTGCACCTGCTGCTGAACGATCCGGCCTATGGCGCCGATGCCACGGAACGCGAGCGGAAGATCTTCCGTGGCGGCCTGACCATTACCACCACTCTTGACCCCAAGGCGCAGAACGCGGCGCAGGCCCAGGTGGACGCGTCGGCCGGAGCCAACCCGGACAAATGGGGTGCTGCGGTGGTTTCGGTCCAGCCGAACACCGGCAAGATCACCAACATGGCGCAGAACACCGTGTGGTTCGCCGGGGACGGCAAATTCGACAGCCAGCTCAACTTCAGCGTTGACCAGTATGACGCCAACGGCAACGACCTCAACGGACTCGGCGGTGCACAGCCCGGTTCAACCATGAAGCCGTTCACGTTTGCCGAGTGGCTCAACGAGGGCAATTCGATGAACACGATCCTGAATGGAGCGGTTCGTCGGTATCCGCAGAACTTCCCTTGGAAGAACACCTGCGAGACCCCGACGGTTGGCTGGTACGACAGCACCAACGGCGAGTCCACGGACCTGCAGAATGCGGAGCCGAACTACTACAAGTCAATGACGGTCCTCGACGGCCTGGCCAACTCGATCAACACCATGACGTTTGCCACCGCCGCCAGGGTGGATCTGTGCGGAATCCAGAAGATCGTGGACGCCGTGGGCCTGCACGAAGGCCTTCCGCAGAGGGACGGCGACGGTAAGATCACCAACCCGACGCCGCCCATCACCATGACGACCCTGGGTAACCTCCTTGGTTCCAGGCAGACGTCGCCGCTGGCCATGGCGAGCGCCTTCGCCACTTTCGCGAATGACGGCAAGTACTGTGCCCCGATCGCCATCACGTCGGTCACGGACCAGACCGGTGCCCAGCTGCCGGCCCAGTCCACGAATTGCCGTGATGCCCTCAAGCCGGAGGTCGCCCGCGGCGTGAACTACGCCCTCCAGGAAGTCCTCAACCGTGGCTCCGGCTCATTGATCCAGCCCCGGATCTCCACGAAGACCAACTTCCCCATCGCAGCTAAGACCGGTACTTCCAACAACAACGGCTCAACGTGGGTGGTGGGACACACCACCGGCCTGGCCACCGCGGCCTGGTTCGGTGACGCCCTCGGAACGCAGCAGCGCGCGGGCCAGAACGTGACCGTCAACGGCAAGTTCTACACCGGAATCGACGGTTACATGATCGCCGGGCCGATGTTCTCGAACTTCATGTCCCAGGTAGCGCCCGCGTACGGTACCAACCCGTTCACGGCCCCGCCGTCGAACATGGTCAATGGAGCGCCCACGCGGCAGACCACCCCGACGACGCAGAGCAGTGCGCCAGCACCGGCGCCGGCTCCCACCACCGGAGCTCCGGCTCCGGCACCCAGCAACAAGGACAACGGCAAGGGCAACGGGTAG
- a CDS encoding DUF4177 domain-containing protein — protein MTKWEYATIPLIIHATKQILDQWGEDGWELVQVVTGPDGNGLVAYLKREKQ, from the coding sequence ATGACCAAATGGGAGTACGCCACGATTCCGCTCATTATTCACGCCACGAAGCAGATTCTGGACCAGTGGGGAGAGGACGGCTGGGAGCTCGTCCAGGTAGTCACCGGTCCTGACGGCAACGGCCTCGTTGCCTACCTCAAGAGGGAGAAGCAGTAG
- a CDS encoding RidA family protein has product MTSPAGTAPESPAHAENPASGAETGAPVSAVEQRLAELGLALPDVAAPVAAYVPAVISGNHVYTSGQLPFINGKLEATGKVSTGTEGYADEPTVSPEDAKRFAAVCAVNALAAVKSVIGDLDRITRIVKVVGFVSSDPTFTGQPGVINGASELLGKVLGDAGQHARSAVGVSVLPLDSPVEVELIAEFS; this is encoded by the coding sequence ATGACAAGCCCTGCGGGCACGGCGCCGGAATCCCCGGCCCACGCCGAAAATCCGGCCTCCGGAGCGGAAACCGGAGCACCGGTTTCCGCCGTCGAACAGCGTCTGGCGGAGCTGGGACTGGCCCTTCCGGACGTTGCGGCCCCGGTGGCTGCCTATGTTCCGGCCGTCATCTCCGGGAACCATGTTTATACGTCCGGCCAGCTGCCCTTTATTAACGGCAAACTCGAAGCTACCGGCAAGGTGTCCACGGGCACCGAGGGCTACGCTGACGAACCCACGGTTTCTCCCGAGGACGCCAAGCGCTTCGCTGCTGTCTGCGCCGTCAATGCCCTGGCCGCGGTCAAGAGCGTGATCGGCGACCTCGACCGCATCACCAGGATCGTCAAGGTGGTGGGCTTCGTTTCCTCCGATCCCACCTTTACCGGGCAGCCGGGAGTCATCAACGGCGCGTCCGAACTCCTGGGCAAGGTCCTCGGCGACGCCGGCCAGCATGCACGGTCCGCCGTCGGCGTGTCGGTGCTTCCGCTGGACTCGCCGGTCGAAGTCGAACTGATCGCCGAATTTAGCTAA
- a CDS encoding NUDIX hydrolase has product MPQLARRLFVLPPDLEGAAQSWLEHGERTPRAARYASSVVLLRDSPTGLETWLGYRPGSSPLGVLAFPGGSLEASDDDAVGWLGPTPQHWADQMGTADVGLARRHVVGAIRELFEETGVLLAGPDFSTTVEATSTPEWMRARIAVAEQEKSFTDVLAKRGLSIRTDLLKPLVNWLSPDFAHRRFNTRYFAATVPVNQQPTLLGSKGVWGRWVCASKVIAERDTTALGDEVGQENTVGLKLGQLLVPGSEIMLEKMAAANGCIAYLSYKRKPHVYQPKLVDEDGKLMLEVEAAKTVAGEPQRER; this is encoded by the coding sequence TTGCCCCAGTTAGCCCGTCGCCTGTTTGTGCTGCCTCCCGATCTTGAGGGGGCAGCACAAAGCTGGCTCGAACATGGCGAGCGGACACCGCGCGCCGCACGCTACGCGTCCTCCGTTGTCCTGCTGAGGGACTCTCCCACAGGGCTCGAAACCTGGCTGGGCTACCGGCCGGGTTCCTCTCCGCTCGGCGTCCTCGCCTTTCCCGGCGGTTCGCTGGAGGCGTCCGACGACGACGCCGTCGGCTGGCTGGGCCCCACGCCGCAGCATTGGGCGGACCAGATGGGAACGGCCGACGTCGGGCTGGCGCGCCGCCACGTGGTTGGTGCCATCCGCGAACTCTTCGAAGAAACCGGCGTCCTGCTCGCCGGTCCGGACTTCTCCACCACGGTGGAGGCCACGTCCACGCCCGAATGGATGCGCGCCAGGATTGCCGTCGCCGAACAGGAGAAATCCTTTACGGACGTGCTGGCCAAGCGCGGATTGTCGATCCGCACGGATCTGCTGAAACCGCTGGTCAACTGGCTCAGCCCCGACTTCGCCCACCGCCGCTTCAACACCCGCTACTTTGCCGCCACCGTGCCCGTGAACCAACAGCCCACCCTGCTGGGAAGCAAGGGCGTGTGGGGCCGGTGGGTGTGCGCCAGCAAGGTTATCGCCGAACGTGACACCACTGCCCTGGGCGACGAAGTGGGCCAGGAAAACACGGTGGGCCTGAAACTCGGCCAGCTGCTGGTCCCCGGCTCCGAAATCATGCTCGAGAAGATGGCGGCCGCCAACGGCTGCATCGCCTACCTGAGCTATAAGCGCAAGCCGCACGTGTACCAGCCGAAGCTCGTCGACGAAGACGGCAAGCTGATGCTCGAAGTCGAAGCCGCCAAAACCGTGGCAGGAGAGCCTCAGCGCGAGCGCTAA
- a CDS encoding Crp/Fnr family transcriptional regulator, with the protein MDIEVLRRAPLFATLDDEAFRLLTDELTEVDLSRGASVFREGDQGDQLYFIVSGKVKLGRTSPDGRESLLAILGPGELFGEMALFDPSPRTATATAVSETRLAGLKNESLNALLRTRPEVSAQLLQALARRLRRTNDSLSDLVFSDVPGRVAKALLDLADRFGRPATDGVLVAHELTQEELAQLVGASRETVNKALAEFVQRGWLRLEARAVVILDMQRLRQRSR; encoded by the coding sequence ATGGACATCGAGGTATTGCGCCGCGCACCCCTATTCGCCACGCTCGACGACGAGGCATTCCGCCTGCTCACGGACGAGCTCACGGAGGTGGACCTCTCACGCGGAGCCTCGGTTTTCCGCGAAGGCGACCAGGGTGATCAGCTCTACTTCATCGTCTCCGGCAAGGTGAAGCTGGGCCGCACGTCCCCGGACGGACGCGAGTCCCTGTTGGCCATCCTCGGCCCGGGCGAGCTCTTCGGCGAAATGGCGCTCTTCGATCCGAGCCCCCGCACGGCCACGGCAACTGCCGTCTCGGAGACCCGCCTCGCCGGCCTGAAGAACGAGAGCCTCAACGCACTCCTGCGCACCCGCCCCGAGGTATCGGCCCAGCTCCTGCAGGCCTTGGCCCGCCGCCTGCGCCGCACCAACGATTCCCTGTCCGACCTGGTATTCTCCGACGTCCCGGGCCGCGTGGCCAAGGCGCTGCTGGACCTGGCCGACCGCTTCGGCCGCCCGGCAACCGACGGCGTCCTGGTGGCCCACGAGCTCACGCAGGAAGAACTGGCCCAGCTGGTGGGCGCGTCACGCGAAACCGTGAACAAGGCCCTGGCCGAGTTCGTGCAGCGAGGCTGGCTCCGCCTGGAAGCCCGCGCCGTCGTCATCCTGGACATGCAGCGCCTCCGCCAGCGCTCCCGCTAG
- a CDS encoding MarP family serine protease — protein MFGLTILDLALILVLLSYLIYGLRNGFLVTLGGIAGFIVGAVAAFVSVPVVSNLVEDSGWRLTAIVAAAVVLIVLGHALGTMIGRKIRSAVRIQPLRAMDRLVGGGVNVVVAALVMSMLSFSISALGVPFVSQQLAESKVIRFIDGLTPVPVKTAVAQLRSTVIGDGIPTLIEGLGQGQQVAIPNASTDTPALNRAAESVLKIAGTAYQCGQNQTGSGFVVSPGRVVTNAHVVAGVSQPVVEIPGGGAMPGRVVYFDSQHDLAVLAVDGLPSSPLQLSADLPAGSPAAFAGYPHGGPFQSKPATVQDIATVLVPDIYGSNAAPEDVYRLAGDVQPGNSGGPLLTTEGQVAGVIFAKATSDADLGFAITMDDLGPVAAQAAGLSSPVSSGQCIQK, from the coding sequence GTGTTCGGCTTGACCATCCTGGACCTGGCGTTGATCCTGGTGCTGCTGTCGTACCTGATCTACGGCCTGCGCAATGGCTTCCTGGTGACCCTTGGCGGCATTGCCGGGTTTATCGTCGGTGCCGTGGCCGCGTTCGTTTCGGTGCCCGTCGTCAGCAACCTGGTGGAGGACAGCGGGTGGCGGCTCACCGCCATCGTGGCCGCCGCCGTCGTGCTGATTGTCCTGGGGCATGCGCTGGGAACCATGATCGGCCGCAAAATCCGCAGTGCCGTGCGGATCCAGCCCCTGCGGGCAATGGACCGGCTGGTGGGCGGAGGCGTCAACGTGGTGGTGGCAGCACTGGTCATGTCCATGCTGTCCTTCAGCATCAGCGCACTGGGCGTCCCGTTCGTGTCCCAGCAGCTGGCCGAGTCCAAGGTCATCCGGTTCATCGACGGCCTCACGCCCGTGCCGGTAAAAACGGCCGTGGCGCAGCTGCGCTCCACCGTGATCGGTGACGGCATCCCCACGCTCATCGAGGGACTCGGACAAGGCCAGCAGGTGGCCATTCCCAACGCCAGCACGGACACGCCGGCCCTGAACCGGGCAGCGGAATCCGTCCTGAAAATTGCTGGCACTGCCTACCAGTGCGGCCAGAACCAGACCGGAAGCGGCTTTGTGGTGTCGCCGGGGCGCGTTGTGACCAACGCCCATGTGGTGGCGGGCGTGTCGCAGCCGGTGGTGGAGATTCCCGGCGGGGGAGCCATGCCCGGCCGGGTGGTCTACTTCGACAGCCAGCATGACCTGGCGGTCCTCGCCGTGGACGGCCTGCCTTCGTCCCCGCTGCAGCTGAGTGCGGACCTTCCGGCCGGCAGCCCGGCCGCTTTCGCAGGCTACCCGCACGGCGGTCCGTTCCAATCCAAACCGGCAACGGTGCAGGACATCGCCACCGTCCTTGTTCCGGACATCTACGGCAGCAATGCGGCACCCGAGGATGTTTACCGGCTTGCCGGCGATGTCCAGCCGGGCAACTCCGGCGGCCCGCTCCTGACTACCGAAGGCCAGGTGGCCGGTGTGATCTTTGCGAAGGCAACCTCGGATGCCGATTTGGGCTTTGCCATCACCATGGATGACCTCGGTCCGGTGGCCGCCCAGGCCGCTGGGCTGAGCAGCCCCGTCTCATCCGGGCAGTGCATCCAGAAGTAA